AGTACCTCCCTCAGTTATCACTATCATCAccatccagattttttttttgttttggggccatacatggctgggttcaggtcttactccattctctgagctcagatatcattcctggtggtgccacggatcgaacccaggtcagtttcatgcactacaagtgtcctacccactgtacaatatctccagttttctaaaaaaaatttttgttaacgTAGTTTACCAGAAATCCTTTTGGAGGAATTCATAGTGGCTAAATCTGGCTGTCATTGGACATGTAGAACATTGTATGTTAACAATTTCCAACCTTCTCTGGCTCCGTGCTAAATTTGACTTGCATTTTAGATATTGATTTGAAAACAAAGGCTGTATCTTCTCTCTTCACTGCTTTATGCCCAATGTCACCAAATGATGCTCAGCAAAAAGGGTCTTATTCTATGTGCTTTGGACATTTTGTTTTTCACAAGAATTTAACTcaggtaaaaagaaaaactctcctGTATTAGCTATTCTGTTCTtatgctttattttccttttagcattattcttttttttttttttttggcttgaagTCACACTCGGAAGTGCTAGGACAGCtaatgacagtgttcagggggtcGTATGGTGTGAGGACCAACTCAGGTCTCCCACATGAAAACCATGTGCTCAGActattgagctatttctccagatCAGGAActtattatcattattactatcaccatttcctttcatttttaatttaggcatttttgttttgtcttggggtcatacccgatggtgctcaggggttactcctggctctgtgctcagaaatcgctcctggcaggcacaggggaccatatgggatgctggggaatcgaactgcggtctgtcctaggctagcacgcgcaGACActttatgccctgcaccactgctctggcccctaatttaggTACTTTTAAACGATAAAGTTTCAAGAATATAATGTTCTTCCAACACTACACCCACCATTAGAGTGATCagtttccctctaccaatgtatCAATCTCTCCTCCTAACCCCACCACTCACTCCACCTCCATCATAAATTaacttgttttgaggccacacccagaagtactaaGAGCtaaatcctggctctatactcagggatcactatgacaaagtttgagaaatcatatgggatgttggggatcaaactaaagtcagccatgtgcaagatcaGCATcttgctcactgtactattattgctctgatccctcaCTTTActcttttactttattgaaataatGTGATAAACataatccttcatagttgaatttgaattAAACAATGAGTCaggggcccttcccaccaccagtgtcaacctccctccacctatGTCTCCAAAATACATCCCATATCACCACCCTtcaccccctggcctgccagtataacaagtctctttaagtttagattgttaaagtttgggtcccttgattctattatcactgactttggcttgaatatgtagttctgtccttatttactTCCCCGCCAAAGCTTCCAAGATCACTTAGCCTTTGagtcttcttagttttatagaaaaatggggaatatGTGGTAagataaagtaatctgtgtcccaaggttctatgaaaaatgcaggaaccccaatttaaaagagattttaaaaatccaattaataaaagatggtgtgtgtgtatggcaggtttttgttttgttttttgtttttttggttgtttgtttgcataggcacagcaaaatatgagggaaacataaaggaaaaacctttggcctaaaagcaggGAGAACTTAACCTGGTataagactaactacaggctccCGGCAtaataagttgtctaaccccaaagtttttctctgtggtcccagtaaaacttCACAATCACTATTGTcatggtcaggtttctgtagttaagagatcctggttttggggcctgcgaggtggcgctagaggtaaggtgtctggcttgcaagcgctagccaaggaaaggaccacggttctatcccccggcatcccatatggtccccccaagccaggggcaatttctgagcgcgtagccaggagtaacccctgacatcaaacgggtgtggcccgaaaaaaaaaaaaaaaaaaaagagatcctgGTTTTGGTACAGGTTTTATGTCAGTCAGGGTGACATAGAGTGTCTTCTGgcttcatctcactgttaggtggcaatgcagggaaccctgccctgaaagcaagttgttgctgttgcaagcaagttgtcagggtgtcatatgaacccattctGGAGCAAATCAATGACAGGACAGCATTAGGGCTGACCCTAGTAGAAACTGATTCCTGATgatggcctctctctctctctctctctctctctctctctctctctctctctctctcacacacacacacacacacacacacacacacacacatacacacacgtagAAACTGATTCCTCATggcctcatacacacacacacataccccacaTACCACACACCCCACATACCACACACACCATGAATTAAGGCACCAATTCTTTGCATTTCTTCCTGAAatgttttataatagaaaatgtgggcccagagagatagcacagcgatgtttgccttgcaagcagccaacccaggacctaaggttgttgatCAATggcgggtgtagcccaaaatcgaaagaaagaaagaaaagaaagaaagaaagaaagaaagaaaagaaagaaagaaagaaaaagaaagaaagaaagaaagaaagaaagaaagaaagaaaagaaagaaagaaagaaaaaagaaagaaagaaagaaagaaagaaagaaagaaagaaagaaagaaagaaagaaaggaaggaaggaaggaaagaaaatgtgtgacttttctttttttttttttgtggttttttgggtcacacccggcagtgctcaggggttattcctggctccaggctcagaaattgctcctggcaggcacgggaggaccatatatgggacgccgggattcgaaccgatgacctcctgcatgagaggcaaacgccttacctccatgctatctctccggcccgtgacttttctttttgtgtgaaTTTGTTGCTACAAAACAAATTTTAGGGAGGAAactcctaaattttatttatatcagtgAACATAAAGACGTATTATTTTCCTTCGTTAAGTTCTTGGATACCTGACTTCCACCCAGGTAAAGAATTCCCACCATTGGTGAAAATCCTGGACATAATTATGGCACCACTTAAACAGTTGAGGAAAAAAGGCAAGACTTCACTCAGCAGCACTGATAGACTCAGTGATAATGGTTGCAGGTTCCTACTCAAGGCTAGAATGTCTGGACCAGTTGATGAGCAGGTATCTTGAAAACAAGTTCATTGGCCAGCAGGATAccggtaaggtgcttgcctagagGGTAACCAACACTAGTtagattctcagcaccacataggatACCCCTgtcttccaggagtaaaccctgagcactgctggatgtggcccccaaaaccaacaaaccatGAAAACAAGTTCATCTGTCCAACAATATCCCTTTTCTGAGCACAAACAGCTTCATTAAGCTTGCTTAATCTCTTAAAGTGAACAAATTCATTTCTCTGCCTTCTACCTCCGAGGATGACACGGTACGGAACAGCAGGGTAGTGGAGGGCTGGGTTAATGTGTCCACTGTGCTTGGGGGGCAGTGTTGGGGGTCCATCTGCTCGGAGAGAcgctcctcctccttttccttctcttcctctgtgCAAGTTTGAGATTGCTGTTCAGCTGAGGCATACTGGTGCTCAGAGCCAGGCTCCAAGCCTGGGGGGCAACTCAGATCCATATCATAAGGACTCAGATCCCCACAGATAACATAGGGCACTATGATGCGAGTGGGATCACTTAAGTGATTGAAATCGTAGGAAAGGTCGGGCCAAAATGTGTTCAGATCGGGCAAGGGCCCCGGCGGGGGTTGATAAAGTTTGCAGACCACGAAGGCTTCGATGCTGGACTGGCGGCTGCTGGGGGGCTTGGCCCAGACCACGCTGGGAAAGAAGACGCGCAGCTGGCTGTGGATGAGGGTGGCATCCCAGCCTCGGAAGATCTTGGCCACGAAACATCCGCCGGGCTTCAAGACGTGCGTGGTGATGTTGAGCGCGGCCAGGAGCAGCTGGGCCTGCAGGAACTGGTCCACGTCATGGAGACCCGTGACGTCTGGGGCCCCGTCACACACGACGAGGTCAGCGGGGCGGCCCTGGAAGTGGCGGCTGATCTCCCGGGCGGTGGCCAGCTGGGTGATGTCGCCTTGGATCTGCAGCACGCCGGGCACCGGGGCCATGGCCTGCACGTCCACGGCCACCACGCGGCCCCGCCTCGGCGCCCCCAGCTTGCGGCTCAGCACCTGGCTCCAGCTTCCCGGCGCCGCACACAGGTCCACCGCGTGGCTCACGCCCTGGAAGAGCTGGAACTCCTCGTCCAGCTGCAGCAACTTGAAGGCACTGCGTGCCCGCCAGCCCTGGCCCTTCGCCAGGCGGTAGTAGGCATCCCGTTGGTCCTTGGTCGTGCGGCCCATCGCCTGCGCTCTGGAGTTTTACGGCACCGGAAAACCGCCAGCCGGAAGTGGTGCATGGCTTGAGCTCCGTTTCCGGTCCGTGTACAAAGACTCGGTTGCACTTTGGTTCCGGTTGGTTCCTAGTCTCTCTTGAAGCTTAAGAGAATTCCACTgtggcatagcattttttttttaatactttttattttgaccaaagtctgattacaaatattttacactaatatttaaggtacatagtgacattgaatcaggggcattcccacctagactagtgttgtcctccctccatccctgttcccagcatgcatcccatatccccttcatttgacccctgggctgctagaataagtggtctcctc
This is a stretch of genomic DNA from Suncus etruscus isolate mSunEtr1 chromosome 5, mSunEtr1.pri.cur, whole genome shotgun sequence. It encodes these proteins:
- the LOC126008635 gene encoding putative tRNA (cytidine(32)/guanosine(34)-2'-O)-methyltransferase codes for the protein MGRTTKDQRDAYYRLAKGQGWRARSAFKLLQLDEEFQLFQGVSHAVDLCAAPGSWSQVLSRKLGAPRRGRVVAVDVQAMAPVPGVLQIQGDITQLATAREISRHFQGRPADLVVCDGAPDVTGLHDVDQFLQAQLLLAALNITTHVLKPGGCFVAKIFRGWDATLIHSQLRVFFPSVVWAKPPSSRQSSIEAFVVCKLYQPPPGPLPDLNTFWPDLSYDFNHLSDPTRIIVPYVICGDLSPYDMDLSCPPGLEPGSEHQYASAEQQSQTCTEEEKEKEEERLSEQMDPQHCPPSTVDTLTQPSTTLLFRTVSSSEVEGREMNLFTLRD